One Plectropomus leopardus isolate mb chromosome 1, YSFRI_Pleo_2.0, whole genome shotgun sequence DNA segment encodes these proteins:
- the LOC121945261 gene encoding carbohydrate sulfotransferase 1-like yields the protein MHCSWKAVILLALASIAIQYTAIRTLTSKPFQLCPLPSPQNCGLGGQETEPPFERGAAGGGGCDDYPYFSINATRKTHILILATTRSGSSFVGQLLNQHQEVFYLFEPLYHVQATLIPRMSHSRYATDRRVMLGASRDLLRSLYDCDLYFLESYIKPTPTNHTTDKLFRRGASRALCQQPVCDAFGPTDVNVEEGDCVKKCATLNMTLATEACREKRHVALKIVRVPEIGDLRALVEDPRLNIKVIQLVRDPRGILSSRIETFRDTYRLWRIWRATGRRPYNLELAQLTVVCEDFLSSISTGLSHPYWLKGKYMLVRYEDLARNPLLKTKEIYDFLGLPMDKNVEDWIHANTRGSNEPSAKHKFGTVRDSAANAESWRLKLSYDMVEYTQTVCQKVLHQLGYKAVKSAEELKNMSLSLVQDKTFVPFL from the coding sequence ATGCACTGTTCCTGGAAGGCAGTGATTCTGCTGGCCTTGGCCTCCATCGCCATCCAGTACACAGCCATCCGGACACTCACCTCCAAGCCTTTCCAGCTGTGCCCGTTGCCCAGCCCCCAGAACTGCGGTCTGGGCGGCCAGGAGACAGAACCTCCCTTTGAGCGGGGAGCAGCAGGCGGTGGAGGCTGCGATGACTACCCTTACTTCTCCATCAACGCCACACGTAAAACGCACATCCTGATCCTGGCCACCACCCGTAGTGGCTCCTCATTTGTTGGCCAGCTGCTCAACCAGCACCAGGAGGTATTCTACCTGTTTGAGCCTCTTTATCATGTCCAGGCCACGCTGATTCCACGCATGTCACACAGCCGCTATGCTACGGACCGGCGTGTGATGTTAGGCGCCAGTCGGGACCTCCTGCGTAGCCTGTACGATTGCGACCTCTATTTCCTGGAGAGCTACATCAAACCGACGCCCACGAACCACACCACGGACAAACTGTTCCGTCGTGGCGCCAGCCGAGCGTTGTGCCAGCAGCCTGTGTGTGATGCCTTTGGTCCTACTGACGTGAATGTTGAAGAAGGGGACTGTGTTAAGAAATGTGCGACTCTGAACATGACCTTAGCGACGGAGGCTTGTCGCGAGAAGCGACACGTGGCACTCAAGATTGTACGGGTGCCAGAGATTGGAGATCTTCGTGCTTTGGTAGAAGACCCACGGCTGAATATCAAAGTGATTCAACTGGTCAGAGACCCGCGTGGTATTCTGTCATCACGGATTGAGACATTCAGGGATACGTATCGTCTGTGGCGTATTTGGAGGGCCACGGGGCGAAGGCCCTACAATCTAGAGTTGGCTCAGCTCACAGTTGTCTGTGAAGACTTTCTCAGTTCGATTTCGACTGGTCTTAGCCATCCCTACTGGCTGAAAGGGAAATACATGTTGGTTCGCTATGAGGATTTGGCCAGAAATCCACTTCTCAAAACAAAGGAGATCTATGACTTTCTGGGGTTGCCTATGGATAAAAATGTGGAAGACTGGATACATGCAAACACTCGGGGCAGCAATGAGCCCTCTGCGAAACACAAGTTTGGTACAGTGAGGGACTCAGCAGCTAATGCAGAGAGCTGGCGTTTGAAACTGTCTTATGACATGGTAGAATACACGCAGACTGTGTGTCAAAAAGTACTTCACCAGCTGGGATACAAGGCTGTGAAATCAGCAGAGGAACTGAAAAATATGTCCCTCTCGCTGGTACAGGACAAAACTTTTGTACCATTTTTGTAA